The DNA window CGGAAGGGGTTCCCTGTCCTCCATGTGTCCACATGGCGGTCAGGTAGGGACGACCTGTTCTGTAAAGTCCTTGGCACTGCTGAATCTGTGGCATCATAGAAGGCCCTGGAGCTTCCCCGTTCCTTTCAGTCAGGGACTCCATATAGAGTCTCATGTGGACGTCTCCCGTGCTTTCCTCTTGACCTCTACAGTCACACTTCTGTTAACATCTGGTAACTGTGGGCAACCTGACTGATGCCGTCTTGGCAATTGAGGTCCAGAAGATGATAGTTCCGCAACGCAAGCAGTAcctactttttttcttcatctatgcATTGACTCTCAGATTACCATGCAGAGCTTCACGTTATCATCCACGTTAAGTAGTGCTAGGTAGGACCTTAGAGATGTTCATGAGAAACTATTTGTTATGACTTTCCTTTGtatctttccttttaatttaaactttaatGATAATGTACTTTTAATATGGATTCTAttcacatttgttttaaaaaccttGTAAATATGAATGTTTAAGACAACTTACTGCAAGGGTAATTCAAgtttacatgatttttaaatttgcaatgatgttttttttattctgtgtattgaaaaaaattttctgtTACCAAATTTTACAACTTCTAATAAGACTACTATAACTTTATGTAAACTGATGAAGATGTGCTGATTAACATATTCTGTGATATGGTTTACAACTTTTAATCATAATTGTCCATGATTTTGGAATGCTGTTATTTAtcagtaaatgtaaaatatttgaggCATTTAGCCATACACACActagaactttttaaaactttgtccTATAGTGTAATTATAAACTGATGACTATTATCTTCATACATTGAGTCTTCATgcatcaatgaaatgaaaaatataggattatttatttactttttgtaacTAAgtgggaaataagaaaaaaagttagaaagtacTTAAGGGGAAAATCGTTCTTACTAAGTCATGTATTTTCAACTTGTCTTCCCTGGTATATCATAAATACCGACATATTACATACCCCATGTAAAATTTTGCTTAAACTCTCTAGCACTTGGCATGTAGAATATGTACCATAGGTATCAGGTTAAAACACTAAAGTCTGCCAGAAACTTTTGACAGTAGCAAGAAAattgttgaagaaaaaataaattatttactgaGGGTAGTTATGTTAAAGTTTTGCGAACTTAAAGGGCTGACTTTAGTTCCTTCATGGTAATGGCTTGAGTAACATCATCTTTGGGATTTTTTAAATACTGGTCCAGTCTAGGAGAACCTGGAAGATGACCAGAGGTATTTCAGTTTCCCTAGGGAGAGCTTCGTTATCCATGTGGATGATAAGTCTGCTTGATTTATTATTAAATCATTATAGCAGTGAAGTGgtgccattttctctctcttaagCCCCATTTGAAAGGCTAGAGAAGGGGATATATATACTATGTTCAAGGTTTGTAAGGTTGTTAATGTACATAATTGCAGATTGCAATAAAAGCTTAGATACATTTTGTAAACCCAACCCACTAAATGAGCAGGTTACAAGACAAATGTCACCAGCCTCAAGTATTTTATGAACTATTTACTGAGGGTAGTTATGTTAAATAGATTATAATGTGGTAAATTATTTCCTGAATCCTTTATCACAGGAAAAACACAGACCCTCATAAAAGGGATAATTAAAACGGATGTGTCTGAACATTTAGTGAAGATGAGACTTAAAACATGAAagtgtatttgtgtattttgaggGTTTTAGAAACCGGTTGCCTTAGAGGTTagacttttgaagaaaaaaaaaaaaagatacagatcTTTTCCCCTGGCCAAAGGGAAGTTGTATTAGTCTGTGACATCTTGTGATGCTGTTTATCTTGGTTTGACATTGGAGATACGCTAGTAACTGTGATACCATACTATAAAACAGAAGAATTTTCTGCTACTAAAAACTGCCTTTTTACAAAATGactgtaaatatttgtaaaataaaataacactaaaCTTTAAGCCCAAAAGGAGAGATAGAGCCATGTGTTCAGTTGTGGACCTGTCCGTGGGGCACAGTGCCACCCCATCACAGTGTTGCTGTCATCAGGCAAAAGTGAATGTTTGTTTATGGCAAATTCGTCTTTTGCGAATGGCTTAATTCTGACACTACCTTTCTGGGAAatgttaataaatttttaatattcactTCTATGTGTCTTGATTTGTTTGCTCTTTGTGTGTGGAGTTAATTTGGCCTTGCAGACATAAATGCTTTAATAAAGCGGCTTTGGAGACAACGGCAGGGCTTTTCCATTTCAGCAGGCAGGCACGGAGGTATCTTTATTGCCATGTCTAATGTGGCCTGGGGAAGAGCACTCAAGATGGAGACAAGGCGTGGGTTTGGGCCCAGCTCCCAACTTGGATGTGTGACTTTAAACCAATCAGATAACCTCCAAACAcattttctgagatttttaaatgactgcaAATTGTTGAAGACACAGAATGAATGATTGTGAAAACCATTTTGTAAGCTCTGAAGTACTAAGACAATTTGTGAGCCCTACAGAGAACACAGGATTAACAGTTAAGGTGTTACAGCTTTGGGCCAAGTGTGAGTTAGAGCTCTCTGGCTAAGAGAATAGAAATTGGTttgcccacctcccaccccttcaCCTCTAGAAGAGGAGGGCTTAAGAATGGGAGGTGTGATGCCGAGGGGTAGGAATCTAACCAGAACCCAGCAGAGCCGTCAGGATCCTGGTCCCACGGGTAAAATGAGTACATCATGGAGAGGACCAcagcagaacttttttttttttggttgtatatatatatatatatattttttttttttttttttttttttttttttgaggcggactcttgctcttgtcacccaggctggagtgcagtggcgggaacTTGgctcacgatcttggctcactacaacctctgcctcctgggttcatgccactctcctgcctcagcctcccgagtagctgggactacaggcgcccgccaccacacctggctaatttttggtatttttagtagagacggggtttcaccgtgttagacaggatggtcttgatctcctgacctcatgatccgcctgcctcagcctcccaaagtggtgggattacaggtgtgagccactgcgcctggtctggTTGTATAGATTCTGTAGCCACTCACTATGAAGAAATCGTTTATGATACTATGCAGACTATGAAGAACACAACAGACTTTAGATTTGAATAATTTATTCTAACAAAAGTATAAAGTATGGAAAATTAGTGTATTTGAATCATTTCAGAGAGTAGAGCAAGTTTCACACTAGCAGATTTCAGATTTTAGCACCTTTGAAATGAAATATTCAGAGTTAAGACAAGTGGCAACGCAGGCTGCAGGTGACCTACAGGGATACTCATCTGACTTCGGTGCCATTCACATCACAGTGCGGTCATTTGGTTTTTTCCTCTACATTGTGAAAGTGCCACAaaacaaagagaatgagaaaagagtTCACTGAATTCATGGCTGGTGGTTAGAGGATGAACTAGAGACAAAAGGAGAAAGGCCATAGGCTGGACTGCAGGTCAAATAGACAGTCCGAAGGCACTGACGATGCAGTACATGGTCTTATTCTCCCATCGCACAGTGCAGCTCCCTGCGGGAGGGAAGAGAGCAGCATTTACGGCAGGGAAAGCTGGGGGACGACGTTTTACTCACAATAAGGCCAACATTCAAGTACCCATCTCTATGCTACACAAAGAACCTTGGCAAGtctattattaaatgttttaaaaggtgATAAACATGCATTGCATTCAAAGATAGGAAACTTCCAGTCATATATTTCACACAACAAAACTTCACAAACATGAATGAAAATCATACCGTCAGTAGAGCTGTCCCAGAAGCAGGAACTTGCTGTGTGTAATCCAGCTCCATTCTTCTGCATAATTACACAGGTCACTTaagttaaaacaaatttttgttaGAGAAGTCTACTGGGTAACACAAATGTCATTCTGTCCACTTTTAGCAAACGTACAATGTATGTAGC is part of the Homo sapiens chromosome 6, GRCh38.p14 Primary Assembly genome and encodes:
- the DYNLT1 gene encoding dynein light chain Tctex-type 1 isoform 2 (isoform 2 is encoded by transcript variant 2), with the translated sequence MEDYQAAEEAIESAIGGNAYQHSKVNQWTTNVVEQTLSQLTKLGKPFKYIVTCVIMQKNGAGLHTASSCFWDSSTDGSCTVRWENKTMYCIVSAFGLSI